GAGAAAGAATTTGCAGAAGTGCAACTTAAACTTCAGGCGTTACTAAAAGCATTAGTTTAAAAGCTAATTACTAATATACTATGCCAGCCAAAGATATTTATCATAATGCTGTGAGAAACTCTCTTGAAAAAGAGAGTTGGTATATTACCAACGATCCATTTATCTTAAAATGGGGTACAAGAGATTTATATATTGATTTAGGAGCAGAAAAACTTATAGCCGCAGAAAAAAGCGGACAAAAAATAGCAGTAGAAATTAAAAGCTTTATTGGTGCTTCTCCAGTAGCCGATCTTGAAAACGCTTTGGGGCAATATATTTTATACTACGATATTCTCAGTCGCTTAGAACCAAGCCGCCGATTGTATCTTGCTGTTCGTCAATAAACCTACTCAGAACTGTTTCAAGAACCAATTGGTAAAATATTGATAGAAAATCAGCGTCTTAGTTTACTTGTCTTTGATTCAGAACGAGAGGTAATTTTAGAATGGATACCTTAGATAATTACCGCCAAATCATTCAAAAAATATTAAGCGAATACTCCCAACTTCCCTACGCTTACGGACAACTAGAAAGACAGTTTATTATTGACAAAAATGAAAACCACTATTTGTTACTAACACTTGGTTGGGAAAATAAACAACGGGTACATGGATGCTTAATCCACATTGATATTATCAACGATAAAATCTGGATTCAAAGAGACGGAACTGAAATTGGTATTGCAAATGAACTGGTTAGTGCTGGCATCCCTAAAACTAAAATAGTTCTAGCTTTTCAACTTGCTGAACTAAGAAAATATACTGAATTTGCTGTTAAATAAATGTGGTATTTCCCTAGACTTTACAGAAGTACTATTAGCAAAAATCGATTTTTCTTAATGTCTTCGTGTCTTTGTGGTAAAAAATAATTGTTTAACCACAAAGACGCAAGGAAGATGTTTTAAACAAAATCTTGATGAGTAAAAGCTTTAGCATTAGCCCCAGTGTAACTGGCCA
This region of Nostoc sp. UHCC 0302 genomic DNA includes:
- a CDS encoding XisH family protein, which codes for MPAKDIYHNAVRNSLEKESWYITNDPFILKWGTRDLYIDLGAEKLIAAEKSGQKIAVEIKSFIGASPVADLENALGQYILYYDILSRLEPSRRLYLAVRQ
- a CDS encoding XisI protein, encoding MDTLDNYRQIIQKILSEYSQLPYAYGQLERQFIIDKNENHYLLLTLGWENKQRVHGCLIHIDIINDKIWIQRDGTEIGIANELVSAGIPKTKIVLAFQLAELRKYTEFAVK